The Rhizoctonia solani chromosome 4, complete sequence genome contains a region encoding:
- a CDS encoding pectate lyase, which produces MRSLLSLVALAAGLIHQTLAIPAFPGAEGFGANAIGGRGGSVYVVTNLNDSGSGSFRDAVSQPNRIVVFAVGGVIKISSRVVISHHVTIAGQTAPGGGITIYGNGVSYSNAHHTITRYVRYRMGKGGDSGKDGITIADGHDMIFDHVSVSWGRDETFSINGEVSNITISDTIIAQGLETHSCGGLMQTNTGGVSIIRSLYIDNKTRNPKVKGVNEFVNNVVYNWGGGGGYIAGDSDGQSYANIMNNIFISGPATSVSPFTRGNANFHAYVQRNYYDPNRNGVLDGWELSQSTDNYSGVDFQAKRYDYPTVKTLLAPLDAYAKVIAGVGASKSRDNVDTQLINQVKSLGKSGALISDETVSPWSSGGPIAGGTTPKDTDGDGMPDDWEIANGLNPNVNDAMQDKNGDGYANIENYINSLV; this is translated from the exons ATGCGTTCACTGTTATCATTGGTTGCCCTTGCAGCAGGTCTGATTCATCAGACATTAGCTATTCCTGCTTTCCCAGGAGCAGAAGGCTTTGGTGCCAATGCTATTGGGGGTCGTGGCGGGTCTGTGTATGTTGTAACTAATCTGAACGACAG TGGAAG TGGAAGCTTCCGTGACGCCGTGAGCCAGCCGAACCGCATCGTTGTTTTTGCCGTTGGTGGAGTGATCAAAATCTCAAGTCGGGTTGTCATTAGCCATCATGTCACTATTGCTGGTCAAACGGCGCCTGGCGGAGGTATCACCATCTATGGAAAC GGTGTTTCTTATTCGAATGCCCACCATACCATCACTCGCTATGTTCGCTACCGTATGGGCAAGGGGGGTGATAGTGGCAAGGATGGAATCACAATTG CCGACGGGCATGATATGATATTCGACCATGTCAGCGTATCTTGGGGTCGAG ATGAGACATTCTCCATCAATGGCGAAGTCTCGAACATAACAATATCGGACACTATTATTGCTCAGGGCCTCGAGACTCACTCTTGTGGTGGACTTATGCAAACAAATACAGGAGGTGTTAGCATCATCCGATCTCTATACATTGATAACAAAACTCG TAACCCCAAAGTCAAGGGGGTCAACGAGTTCGTCAACAATGTTGTTTATAACTggggtggaggagggggCTACATTGCCGGCGATTCGGATGGCCAATCATACGCGAATATCATGAACAACATATTCATCAGCGGCCCTGCGACGAGCGTCAGTCCATTTACCCGCGGAAATGCAAACTTCCATGCATATGTGCAGCGTAACTATTATGATCCCA ACAGGAACG GTGTACTCGATGGCTGGGAACTTAgtcaatctactgacaaTTACTCT GGCGTCGACTTCCAAGCCAAACGTTATGACTACCCAACAGTCAAGACCCTCCTTGCTCCTCTTGATGCCTATGCCAAGGTTATCGCCGGAGTAGGCGCGTCCAAGTCGCGGGACAACGTCGACACACAGCTCAtcaaccaggtcaagtcacTCGGCAAGTCTGGCGCGCTCATCTCTGATGAAACTGTGTCCCCGTGGAGCTCTGGTGGCCCGATCGCTGGAGGTACTACACCGAAAGACACGGATGGAGATGGGATGCCAGATGACTGGGAGATTGCAAACGGTCTGAACCCGAACGTGAACGACGCTATGCAGGACAAGAATGGAGATGGATATGCCA ACATCGAGAACTATATCAACTCACTTGTGTGA